Proteins from one Kazachstania africana CBS 2517 chromosome 1, complete genome genomic window:
- the ILT1 gene encoding Ilt1p (similar to Saccharomyces cerevisiae YDR090C; ancestral locus Anc_8.223a) produces the protein MISKGAATAFATLGTVCWCIQLIPQIISNYRRKDCTGFPPLMMFLWVVSGIPFAIYFCVSRGNIILQIQPHLFMFFCAVSFIQSCYYPPTQLDKRIIIAIIAGLILLDVGMEVGFILWLRLLYDRGIEWPDLIFGIIASVLLSIGLIPPYFELAKRRGRVVGINFLFLFIDSLGAWLSIISVVLGNMDVMGIILYALVAGLEIGIFASHFIWCCRFKWFGKKLIDSESEEKETDDTNDANMLDLEKIQSNDKPHSYTAVPDDNTIKFVFEDSDDISISSDTCVIQQNNSSNVHAVHGIVLAKTI, from the coding sequence ATGATATCTAAAGGTGCTGCTACCGCTTTTGCTACTCTCGGGACGGTATGCTGGTGTATCCAGCTGATTCCCCAAATTATTTCCAACtatagaagaaaagattgtACCGGATTCCCACCATTGATGATGTTCCTCTGGGTCGTGTCTGGTATCCCATTTGCGATATATTTTTGTGTAAGTAGAGGTAACATTATACTTCAAATACAGCCACATCTTTTTATGTTTTTCTGTGCTGTGAGTTTTATCCAATCTTGCTATTATCCGCCCACACAATTAGACAAACGCATCATCATCGCTATCATTGCTGGATTAATTTTGCTCGATGTTGGTATGGAAGTGGGGTTCATTCTTTGGTTGAGGCTATTGTATGATAGAGGTATCGAATGGCCTGATTTAATCTTTGGAATAATCGCTAGTGTCTTATTGTCAATCGGTTTGATCCCTCCTTACTTTGAATTGGCGAAAAGGAGAGGGAGGGTGGTTGGTATCAATTTCCTCTTCCTTTTTATCGATTCTTTAGGTGCGTGGCTGTCGATTATTAGTGTTGTCCTAGGTAATATGGATGTTATGGGTATTATACTCTATGCTTTGGTGGCTGGTTTAGAGATAGGTATATTTGCATCTCATTTTATTTGGTGTTGTAGATTCAAATGGTTTGGTAAAAAGTTAATAGATTCTGAGTCAGAGGAAAAAGAGACAGATGATACTAATGACGCAAATATGCttgatttagaaaaaatcCAGTCCAATGATAAACCTCATAGCTACACGGCTGTCCCTGATGATAACACAATTAAGTTCGTTTTCGAGGATAGTGACGATATCTCAATTAGCTCAGATACCTGCGTGATCCAACAAAATAATTCGTCGAACGTCCATGCTGTTCATGGTATTGTCTTGGCGAAAACTATATAA
- the VTC5 gene encoding Vtc5p (similar to Saccharomyces cerevisiae YDR089W; ancestral locus Anc_8.223), with the protein MKFGEQILDKSVPEWKYNNINYGKLKIAIKEATSIYTNEDENQRYLSRCTALFIEEFNTVNTFTCFKIKEISSRILSIESSIIRYSEQSAIDQRNDEKTANNYNKRLLLIRRRVKKCSIELKMLSRYLILQRVATRRLFEKFTGLHPKGKETAKEYIANTLENSETLKVGYEGISFMSLDLEPYLLEISLILDVLDNLKAESSDPSLMKQEMAASYKGGTYGNLAPTENISEKVLHSTLEFDTAFLNECVDLGRFILSSESTSEFKFILLSNKFQLLNDDLMITSKDIVRSSEIRNTLSHQKSSKSLKSVHDLLNIPSFSSFSSFIEPQNEIVGTSCPKNSFTRSTISLTLLRTKNLDEDLTTVFESDDNVNQHPDILLTNLDSSQTVLMCHVGGIRDHVVSNTLSENQILNSINKKEADNILKDNKSALDKLVVDWLQSHDARLASPTITFKRTRFFQQSQNFTYLLTLDEDISIENECHLPHSIFDIKRIKTNSDNNSKSDLTFMSFCELLVENKVQCYPLDHTLTMWNFCLALKNSANIDDDFKRSALKHDTTMSPQDTPSYDEFFDLGRSKLTELCSSSFRLALHSRDRYGSSNNLTPHRQNVPAENKNINKNSDQNRIRYWNEFDAYDANTNENSFYTNDEEENLTLTNRNDSAFVNFNKDTINYIFHISERLRELLHLPTQKTTATLYGSMGMTAASDEELQQLRRYETEDISDTESVYEYKHDEIISLLYLSALVISCITSGLCLGIILALFKEELNNIHIENINFLIFVLIASLIVSLSLITFSILLLFSRLSLAPIWHYIVGFFMFFVVTCTVCYGIVEIFY; encoded by the coding sequence ATGAAGTTTGGCGAACAAATTTTAGACAAATCCGTACCAGAATGGAAATACAACAACATCAACTATGGAAAGCTAAAAATTGCAATAAAAGAGGCCACCTCTATTTACACAAACGAAGATGAAAACCAACGATATCTTTCACGATGTACTGCCCTATTTATTGAGGAATTCAATACCGTAAACACGTTCAcatgtttcaaaataaaagaaatatccTCCAGAATTCTTTCTATAGAATCCTCGATCATCAGGTACTCAGAACAGAGCGCCATTGACCAGCGTAACGATGAGAAAACAGCAAACAACTACAATAAAAGGCTGTTGCTGatcagaagaagagttAAAAAATGTAGTATAGAACTAAAAATGTTATCAAGATACTTAATTCTTCAACGAGTGGCTACTCGCAGATTATTTGAGAAATTCACTGGACTACATCCAAAGGGCAAAGAGACCGCTAAAGAATACATCGCAAACACTCTGGAAAATTCAGAGACTCTAAAAGTTGGCTATGAAGGAATTTCTTTCATGTCCCTAGACCTTGAACCCTATTTGCTCGAAATCTCGCTAATTCTTGACGTTCTCGACAATTTAAAGGCAGAATCATCTGATCCTTCCCTAATGAAACAAGAAATGGCTGCTAGTTATAAAGGAGGAACTTACGGTAATTTGGCTCCCACTGAAAATATTAGCGAAAAAGTTTTGCATTCAACACTAGAATTTGACACTGCCTTTCTAAACGAATGTGTGGACCTTGGTAgatttattttatcttctgAAAGTACTTCAGAgtttaaattcattttgctctcaaataaatttcaattacTAAATGATGACCTCATGATAACATCGAAAGATATTGTCCGAAGTTCTGAGATCAGAAATACCTTGTCCCATCAAAAATCTTCtaaatcattgaaatctGTTCAtgatcttttgaatatacCGTCCTTTTCCTCCTTTTCATCATTCATTGAACCCCAAAACGAAATTGTGGGGACAAGCTGCCCAAAAAATTCCTTTACTCGTTCAACTATCAGTCTAACACTATTAAGGACAAAAAATCTTGACGAGGATCTAACAACCGTTTTTGAATCTGATGATAATGTAAATCAACATCCGGACATTCTTCTCACAAATCTAGACTCATCTCAGACAGTTTTAATGTGTCATGTTGGGGGTATTAGAGATCACGTAGTTTCAAATACATTATCAGAGAATCAGATACTAAATTCAATCAATAAAAAGGAAGCCGATAACATTTTAAAGGACAATAAGTCGGCTTTAGACAAGTTGGTAGTAGATTGGCTTCAATCTCACGACGCTAGATTGGCTTCTCCAACTATTACGTTTAAGCGCACAAGGTTCTTCCAACAAAGCCAAAATTTTACTTATTTACTTACTttagatgaagatatatcaattgaaaatgaatgcCATCTGCCTCATTCGATATTCGATATcaaaagaatcaaaacaaATAGTGATAATAACTCAAAAAGTGATCTCACATTCATGTCATTTTGTGAATTACTAGTGGAAAATAAGGTTCAATGTTATCCATTAGACCATACTCTTACAATGTGGAATTTCTGTCTTGCTCTCAAAAATAGTGCCAATATTGATGACGATTTCAAACGGTCTGCGTTGAAGCATGATACCACGATGAGTCCACAGGATACGCCGTCATATGACGAGTTCTTTGACCTCGGCAGGAGTAAGTTGACGGAGCTCTGCTCTTCCTCCTTCAGATTAGCACTTCATAGTAGAGATAGATATGGGTCTAGCAACAATCTCACTCCTCATAGGCAAAACGTTCCCGCAGAAAACAAGAATATTAACAAAAATTCTGATCAAAACCGAATAAGATATTGGAATGAGTTTGATGCGTACGATGCCAATACCAATGAGAACTCATTTTATACAAacgacgaagaagaaaatctaACTTTAACAAATCGAAATGATAGTGCATTTGTTAACTTCAATAAAGATACAATTAACtatattttccatatttCTGAAAGATTACGCGAGCTCTTACATCTTCCAACACAGAAAACGACGGCTACATTATATGGATCAATGGGTATGACAGCGGCCAGTGATGAGGAACTTCAACAACTGAGAAGATACGAGACAGAAGACATTAGCGATACAGAATCAGTTTACGAATATAAACACGACGAAATTATCTCGCTTTTGTACCTATCAGCACTAGTAATTTCATGCATTACCTCAGGCCTCTGTTTAGGCATTATATTGGCGTTatttaaagaagaattgaataatattcacattgaaaatatcaattttttaatctttGTCCTGATTGCATCCCTAATCGTGTCATTATCTTTGATCACCTTCAGTATCCTATTGCTCTTTAGCAGGCTTAGTCTTGCGCCGATTTGGCATTATATTGTTGGCTTCTTCATGTTTTTTGTAGTAACGTGTACTGTCTGCTACGGCATCgtagaaattttttattaa
- the UBC13 gene encoding E2 ubiquitin-conjugating protein UBC13 (similar to Saccharomyces cerevisiae UBC13 (YDR092W); ancestral locus Anc_8.230) yields MHNNPQETERLISDPVPGITAEPHDDNLRYFKVSIEGPEQSPYEKGIFQLELYLPDDYPMEAPKVRFLTKIYHPNIDRLGRICLDILKTNWSPALQIRTVLLSVQALLASPNPNDPLANDVAEDWIKNEEGAKNTAREWTLLYAKKE; encoded by the coding sequence ATGCATAATAACCCTCAGGAAACTGAAAGATTGATCAGCGATCCAGTCCCTGGCATCACTGCCGAACCTCACGATGATAACTTACGTTATTTCAAAGTTAGTATTGAAGGTCCAGAACAGTCACCATATGAAAAAGGTATTTTTCAGCTAGAACTATACTTGCCAGATGATTACCCAATGGAAGCTCCAAAAGTGAGGTTTTTAACCAAGATTTACCACccaaatattgatagatTGGGCCGTATATGTCTCGATATTTTGAAGACCAACTGGTCCCCTGCACTACAAATCAGAACTGTCTTGCTATCAGTACAAGCATTACTGGCTAGTCCTAATCCAAATGATCCTCTGGCCAATGACGTGGCTGAAGATTGgattaaaaatgaagaggGTGCAAAGAATACTGCCCGTGAATGGACACTTTTATATGCTAAAAAGGAATAA
- the DNF2 gene encoding aminophospholipid-translocating P4-type ATPase DNF2 (similar to Saccharomyces cerevisiae DNF2 (YDR093W) and DNF1 (YER166W); ancestral locus Anc_8.231) produces MSNLPKKISSSLDDEDGDISQQVEQTLSPFDDSFQFENNVQLSHVSYSNLNQRTNTVPKIKFSSDDVEEVVLDSNDESYEDDAHSILPTPVMGKSATFDDLDFGSDEPATEIYNGESSHIKRLRLGTKRVKGRDRFGRSKTLKWAKKNFQGAFDELRGGDNNDTSLMLRNHADQLRTIYFNLPLPDDMIDEDGLPIAQYSRNKIRTTKYTPLTFLPRNIFLQFNNLANIFFLILVILGYFSIFGVSNPGLATVPLVVIVFLTAVKDGFEDSRRTILDMEVNNTKTHILTGIENPNVAVDNVSLWRKFKKLNTRLLMKCFKFLSERLSSSGREARKARKRLELRLKAAGTNLPRSSLDSLQSYRVSADYGRPSLDNENIFDSNDVGILSKSLPPREDCKFGRNYWKNVVVGDIIRIHNNDEIPADMILLSTSDIDGACYIETKNLDGESNLKVRQALKCSSSIRSSKNIARSQFWVESEGPHANLYSYQGNLRWDDSGSGESKNEPVTINNMLLRGCTLRNTKWAMGIVVFTGDETKIMLNAGVTPTKKSRISRELNLSVMVNFVFLFILCLIAAIINGVYYTKEPSSRDSFEFGEVGGSPGMSGFISFWVALILYQSLIPISLYISIEIIKTAQAIFIYLDVLIYNEKLDYPCTPKSWSICDDLGQVEYIFSDKTGTLTQNVMEFKKCTVNGISYGRAYTEALAGLRKRQGADVEEESRREKKEIALDREEMIAELSKISDNSQFFPEDITFVSKEYAYDLQGKNGELQQKSCEHFMLALALCHSVLIEPNQENPKKLDIKAQSPDEAALVTTARDVGFSFVGTSKTGLIVEVQGLQKEFEVLNILEFNSSRKRMSCIIKIPTQSEHDEPRALLICKGADSVIYSRLDRENNDVKLLEKTALHLEQYATEGLRTLCVAQRELTWSQYISWNKKYELAAAALTDREEELDNVADLVERELILLGGTAIEDRLQDGVPESISLLAEAGIKLWVLTGDKVETAINIGFSCNLLNTDMELVVVKTGGDDVKDLGNTKEEVVSSLLSKYLREKFDMSGSELELADAKKEHGLPEGELAVVIDGEALKVALSTEELSRKFLLLCKNCKAVLCCRVSPAQKASVVKLVKNSLNVMTLAIGDGSNDVAMIQSADIGIGIAGEEGRQAVMCSDFAIAQFRYLTRLLLVHGRWCYKRLAEMIPQFFYKNVVFAVAMFWYGIHNNFDGSYLFESTYTTFYNLAFTSLPPIMLGVLDQDVAPKISLIVPQLYRSGILRKDWNQARFLWYMVDGVYQSAICYFFPYCLYRATTLISHNGLGLDHRYYVGVPVTGIAVLSSNLYILMEQKRWDWFTCFFMALSVLIYVGWTGIWSLSYLSVEFFRAAQRIFGQPSFWAVLIVGIFFALVPRFTYDNFQKLLHPNDIDIIREMWSSGYYDQYPEDYDPTDPDKPKIKKVTIFEKSLNYQDVLLGSSDASNESVIVEEIPLDFMDKPSSGQETNMSEKQGHTDDWQISDKRTNNRSSVTYSRGMTSLDRTRDEMLRENQLDTRYSVERARTSLDLPGLTNAESLLRNN; encoded by the coding sequence ATGTCTAATCTCCCAAAGAAGATATCATCTTCCTTAGACGATGAAGATGGTGATATTAGCCAACAGGTAGAACAGACATTGTCTCCATTTGATGATTCCTTCCAGTTCGAAAATAACGTACAATTAAGCCACGTAAGCTACAGTAATTTAAATCAACGAACTAATACTGTTCCAAAAATTAAGTTCAGCAGTGACGATGTTGAAGAAGTCGTTTTagattcaaatgatgaatcaTATGAGGATGATGctcattcaattttaccaACTCCAGTAATGGGCAAATCAGCAACATTTGATGATCTTGATTTCGGTAGTGATGAACCTGCTACAGAAATCTACAATGGAGAAAGTTCCCAtattaaaagattaagattAGGAACCAAAAGAGTAAAAGGAAGAGATCGTTTTGGTAGGTCCAAGACTTTAAAATGGGCCAAAAAGAATTTCCAAGGTGCATTTGACGAATTAAGAGGTGgtgataataatgatactTCTTTGATGTTAAGGAACCATGCTGATCAGCTGAGAACcatttattttaatttgCCTTTACCAGACGATATGATAGACGAAGATGGCTTGCCAATAGCGCAATACtcaagaaataaaatcaGAACTACAAAGTATACACCACTGACTTTTTTACCTCGAaatatctttcttcaattcaataACCTTgctaatattttttttctgatatTAGTTATTCTTGGGTACTTCAGTATTTTCGGTGTCTCAAATCCTGGTCTAGCTACTGTTCCCCTGGTCGTTATCGTTTTCCTTACTGCTGTTAAGGACGGATTTGAAGATTCGAGAAGAACCATTCTAGATATGGAAGTTAATAATACAAAAACACATATCTTGACAGGTATAGAAAACCCAAATGTTGCTGTAGATAATGTCTCTCTATGgagaaaattcaaaaaattgaatacCAGACTTTTAATGAAATGCTTCAAGTTTCTAAGCGAACGATTAAGTTCGTCTGGTAGAGAAGCAAGGAAAGCCAGAAAAAGATTGGAGTTACGTCTCAAGGCGGCAGGAACAAACCTACCACGTTCGTCATTGGATTCACTACAAAGTTATAGAGTATCTGCAGACTATGGTCGTCCATCtcttgataatgaaaatatttttgactCTAATGATGTTGGTATCTTAAGCAAATCATTGCCTCCAAGAGAGGATTGCAAATTCGGTAGaaattattggaagaatGTGGTTGTGGGTGATATTATTCGTATTCacaataatgatgaaatccCAGCTGATATGATTCTTTTATCTACATCAGACATCGATGGGGCTTGTTACATTGAAACTAAAAACTTGGATGGTGAAAGTAACTTAAAGGTTCGTCAAGCGTTAAAATGTAGTTCGTCAATAAGAAGCTCGAAAAATATCGCAAGAAGTCAATTTTGGGTTGAAAGTGAAGGTCCCCATGCAAACTTATATTCGTACCAAGGTAATCTAAGGTGGGATGACTCGGGATCTGGCgaatcaaaaaatgaacCTGTTACTATTAATAACATGCTGCTTCGTGGATGCACCTTGAGAAATACAAAGTGGGCAATGGGTATTGTCGTTTTCACTGGTGATGAGACTAAAATTATGTTAAATGCTGGGGTAACTCCgacaaaaaaatcaagaatttcaaGAGAGCTAAATCTTTCAGTAATGGTCAATTTTGTCTTTTTATTCATTCTATGTTTAATTGCCGCCATTATCAATGGTGTTTATTACACCAAAGAGCCCTCTTCTAGGGACTCTTTTGAGTTTGGAGAGGTTGGGGGTTCTCCAGGGATGAGTGGgttcatttctttctgGGTTGCGTTGATTTTATATCAATCGTTAATTCCTATTTCTCTGTATATttccattgaaatcattaaaaCAGCCCAAgcaatttttatttatctCGACGTCTTAATttacaatgaaaaattggattaTCCTTGTACCCCAAAATCTTGGAGTATATGTGATGATCTAGGGCAGGTGGAATATATCTTTTCTGATAAAACTGGTACTTTGACTCAAAATGTTATggaattcaaaaaatgtaCTGTTAATGGTATTTCTTATGGCCGTGCATATACGGAAGCCTTAGCTGGGTTAAGAAAAAGACAAGGTGCTGATGTCGAAGAAGAATCTCGTCgtgaaaagaaggaaattgCTCTTGACAGGGAAGAAATGATTGCTGAACTATCCAAAATATCAGACAATTCACAATTTTTCCCAGAAGACATTACATTCGTTTCCAAGGAGTATGCTTATGATTTGCAAGGTAAAAATGGCGAACTGCAACAAAAAAGCTGTGAGCACTTTATGCTAGCTTTGGCCTTATGCCATTCTGTTTTGATTGAAccaaatcaagaaaatccTAAGAAATTAGATATAAAGGCACAATCCCCAGATGAGGCTGCACTAGTCACCACGGCAAGAGATGTAGGTTTTAGTTTCGTTGGCACTTCAAAGACTGGCTTAATTGTTGAGGTTCAAGGTcttcaaaaagaatttgaagttttgaatattttggaattcaATTCCTCAAGAAAGAGAATGAGTTGTATTATCAAGATTCCTACACAGAGTGAGCATGATGAGCCAAGAGCGTTGTTGATCTGTAAAGGTGCAGACTCTGTCATTTATTCCAGGCTAGATCGTGAAAACAACGATGtcaaattattggaaaagacAGCCTTACATTTGGAACAATATGCCACTGAAGGTCTCAGAACTTTATGTGTTGCACAAAGGGAATTAACATGGTCACAATATATAAGCTGGAATAAAAAATACGAGCTTGCTGCCGCCGCTTTGACAGatagagaagaagaattagacAATGTGGCAGATTTGGTGGAAAGGGAATTAATTTTGCTTGGTGGAACCGCAATTGAAGATAGATTGCAAGATGGTGTACCAGAATCCATCTCTCTGCTTGCAGAAGCTGGTATCAAATTATGGGTTCTAACTGGTGATAAAGTTGAAACAGCAATAAATATCGGGTTTTCATGTAATTTATTGAACACTGATATGGAACTAGTAGTTGTGAAAACAGGTGGTGATGATGTCAAGGATCTTGGTaatacaaaagaagaagtagTTTCATccttattatcaaaatatttacgTGAAAAATTCGATATGAGCGGTTCAGAACTAGAATTAGCAGACGCCAAGAAAGAACATGGTTTACCGGAAGGAGAGCTTGCTGTTGTCATTGATGGTGAAGCTTTGAAGGTAGCTTTAAGCACTGAAGAGTTGAGTAGAAAGTTTTTGTTGTTATGTAAAAACTGTAAAGCAGTTTTATGTTGCCGTGTATCCCCAGCACAAAAGGCTTCCGTTGTTAAATTGGTTAAAAACTCATTAAATGTTATGACATTAGCAATCGGTGATGGGTCTAATGATGTTGCGATGATTCAATCAGCTGATATTGGTATTGGTATTGCCGGTGAAGAAGGTCGTCAAGCGGTTATGTGCTCTGATTTTGCCATTGCACAATTTAGATATTTGACCAGACTACTATTAGTACACGGTAGATGGTGCTACAAGAGATTAGCCGAAATGATTCCACAATTTTTCTACAAGAATGTTGTTTTTGCAGTGGCTATGTTTTGGTATGGTATCCACAATAACTTTGACGGTTCctatttatttgaatcgACGTACACAACTTTCTATAATTTAGCTTTTACATCTTTGCCGCCTATTATGCTTGGTGTATTAGATCAAGATGTTGCTCctaaaatttctttaatcGTTCCTCAGCTTTACCGTTCCGGTATCTTAAGAAAAGATTGGAACCAAGCAAGATTTCTATGGTACATGGTTGATGGTGTATACCAATCTGcaatttgttattttttccCTTACTGTCTATACAGAGCTACCACGCTCATTTCGCATAATGGTTTGGGATTAGACCATAGATATTATGTGGGTGTTCCAGTTACAGGTATTGCGGTATTATCGTCGaatctttatattttaatgGAACAAAAGAGGTGGGACTGGTTTACATGTTTCTTTATGGCATTGTCCGTGCTTATTTACGTTGGATGGACAGGTATTTGGTCATTATCCTATTTAAgtgttgaatttttcagagCCGCACAACGTATATTTGGACAACCTTCATTTTGGGCAGTACTAATAGTCGGTATATTTTTCGCTTTAGTGCCCAGATTCACGTatgataattttcaaaaattattacatccaaatgatattgatattattaggGAAATGTGGTCCAGTGGATATTACGACCAATATCCAGAGGATTATGACCCAACTGATCCTGATAAACCAAAGATTAAAAAAGTTACaattttcgaaaagagTTTAAATTACCAAGATGTATTACTTGGATCAAGTGATGCTTCAAACGAAAGTGTTATAGTAGAAGAAATACCATTGGATTTCATGGACAAGCCTAGTAGTGGTCAAGAAACTAACATGAGTGAAAAGCAAGGCCATACAGATGACTGGCAAATTTCTGATAAACGTACTAATAACAGATCAAGTGTCACTTATTCACGAGGAATGACATCATTAGATAGAACTCGAGATGAGATGTTACGAGAAAACCAACTTGATACTAGATATTCCGTGGAAAGGGCAAGGACTTCATTAGACTTGCCTGGTTTGACAAATGCGGAGTCATTACTAAGAAATAACTGa
- the RLI1 gene encoding Fe-S cluster-binding ribosome biosynthesis protein (similar to Saccharomyces cerevisiae RLI1 (YDR091C); ancestral locus Anc_8.227), producing the protein MSEKNSRIAIVNPDRCKPKKCRQECKRSCPVVKTGKLCIEVTPTSKIAFISEVLCIGCGICVKKCPFDAIQIINLPTNLESHTTHRYSANSFKLHRLPTPRPGQVLGLVGTNGIGKSTALKILAGKQKPNLGRFDDPPEWSEIIKYFRGSELQNYFTKMLEDDIKAIIKPQYVDNLPRAIKGPVQKVGELLKLRMEKSPEDVKQYIKMLQLENVLKREVEKLSGGELQRFAIGMSCVQDADVYMFDEPSSYLDVKQRLNAALIIRSLLAPTKYVIVVEHDLSVLDYLSDFVCILYGVPSVYGVVTLPSSVREGINIFLEGHIPSENLRFRTEALHFKLAEASDDLKNDATRAYTYPSMRRTQGDFILNVEAGEFSDSEILVMMGENGTGKTTLIKLLAGAIPADDGTEVPKLNVSMKPQKIAPKFPGTVRQLFFKKIRAQFLNPQFQTDVVKPLRIDDIIDQEVQHLSGGELQRVAIVLALGIPADIYLIDEPSAYLDSEQRIICSKVIRRFILHNKKTAFIVEHDFIMATYLADKVIVFDGTPSKNARATAPESLLTGCNRFLKNLNVTFRRDPNSFRPRINKLDSQMDKEQKLSGNYFFLDNSQV; encoded by the coding sequence ATGAGTGAAAAGAATAGTCGTATTGCCATTGTCAATCCTGACAGATGTAAGCCTAAAAAGTGTCGTCAAGAATGTAAACGTTCTTGTCCAGTTGTCAAGACAGGTAAATTATGTATTGAAGTCACTCCCACTTCAAAGATTGCCTTTATTTCAGAAGTTCTTTGTATTGGTTGTGGTATCTGTGTTAAGAAGTGTCCATTCGATgcaattcaaattatcaatcTTCCAACTAACTTAGAGTCCCACACAACTCATCGTTATTCTGCTAACAGTTTCAAGTTACACAGATTACCAACTCCAAGACCAGGTCAAGTTCTTGGTTTGGTCGGTACAAATGGTATCGGTAAGTCAACcgctttgaaaattttagcTGGTAAGCAAAAACCAAATTTAGGTAGATTTGATGATCCACCTGAATGGTCcgaaattatcaaatactTCCGTGGTTCTGAATTACAAAACTATTTCACTAAAATGTTAGAAGATGATATCAAAGCCATTATCAAACCACAATATGTTGATAATTTACCAAGAGCTATCAAAGGTCCAGTTCAGAAAGTTggtgaattattaaaattaagaATGGAAAAATCACCTGAAGATGTCAAGCAATACATTAAAATGTTgcaattagaaaatgtcTTGAAGAGAGAAGTCGAAAAATTATCCGGTGGTGAATTACAAAGATTTGCTATCGGTATGTCTTGTGTTCAAGATGCCGATGTTTACATGTTTGATGAACCATCCTCTTATTTGGATGTTAAACAACGTTTAAACGCTGCTTTGATCATTAGATCCTTATTAGCCCCAACTAAGTATGTCATTGTTGTTGAGCACGATTTGTCCGTTTTAGATTATCTTTCTGATTTCGTTTGTATCTTATATGGTGTTCCATCTGTCTATGGTGTTGTCACTTTGCCATCTTCCGTCAGAGAAGGTATCAACATTTTCTTGGAAGGTCACATTCCatctgaaaatttgagATTCAGAACTGAAGCTTtacatttcaaattggCAGAAGCAAGTGATGACCTAAAGAATGATGCTACTCGTGCTTATACCTATCCATCAATGAGACGTACTCAAGGtgatttcattttgaatgtCGAAGCAGGTGAATTCTCTGATTCTGAAATTTTGGTTATGATGGGTGAAAATGGTACTGGTAAAACTACTTTAATCAAGTTACTAGCTGGTGCTATCCCAGCTGATGACGGTACTGAAgttccaaaattaaatgtTTCCATGAAACCACAAAAAATTGCTCCAAAGTTCCCTGGTACTGTCAGACAATTattcttcaagaaaattagaGCTCAATTCTTGAACCCACAATTCCAAACTGATGTTGTTAAACCTTTAAGAATTGATGATATCATTGATCAAGAAGTTCAACATTTATCCGGTGGTGAACTACAAAGAGTTGCCATCGTTTTAGCCTTAGGTATCCCAGCTGATATTTACTTAATTGACGAACCTTCTGCCTATTTAGATTCTGAACAACGTATTATCTGTTCTAAGGttattagaagatttaTTTTACATAACAAGAAGACTGCTTTCATTGTTGAGCACGATTTCATCATGGCCACCTATTTGGCAGACAAGGTTATTGTCTTTGATGGTACCCCATCCAAGAATGCTCGTGCCACTGCTCCAGAATCCTTACTAACTGGTTGTAACAgattcttgaagaatttaaatGTCACTTTCAGAAGAGATCCAAACTCTTTCAGACCAagaatcaataaattagaTTCTCAAATGGATAAAGAACAGAAGTTATCTGGtaattatttcttcttagaCAATTCTCAAGTTTAA